One window of Nicotiana tomentosiformis chromosome 11, ASM39032v3, whole genome shotgun sequence genomic DNA carries:
- the LOC104091196 gene encoding ABC transporter C family member 10-like isoform X1: protein MDFSNTFCGKSFDGVQWNSFLEMLYPDTCLNHIFLLSVDSLLLIILLVVLACNVVSGRKFLCQSKCHGLSKLSICSAVFNGCLGLGYIVLGAWKLKEQLHDQEYETFLPLHRWIAFLVHGITWLFVSSIISLYKQQLFLIVKLYSILAMLLAGFLCIISVWKCINRDHVIGGEVILDALSLLGAILLICSGFKESDEYGNYGGINLCDNTFYKPLQCEDGISNETTPFANAGFLGEFSFCWLNPLMKKGKKKILEDEDVPQLRSADEAGACYNLFNEQANMLKRKYPLRKPSILMALLLCQQKEIFISGIFALIKILTLTTGPLFLHTFIGVAEGREAFKYEGYALTAGFFLAKCLESLAQRQWCFRSRLIGLQVKSSLTAAIFQKQLQVSNAAKTSHSPGQIMNYVTVDAHKIGEFPFWFHQIWTTILQLVLVLCVIYYSIGVAASAALVIVILVVLVNSPLAKLQLKYQINLMIAHDKRLKAITEALTHMKVLKLYSWERHFLNEINKLRSEETKWLSLVQTQKGYYLILFWSSPILVSSATFVACYLFGVPLNVSNVFTFLASLNLLQDPIRRIPDVVGAFIEAKVSLSRIVKFLEEPDMDKRDHMKQSPDNLNIYIECTDVSWEMNSLNPALRDINLEIKHGEKVAVCGEVGSGKSTLMSLILGEVPYINGTVKVYGKIAYVSQTAWIQTGTIKENILFGSNMEPQRYRQALVKSSLVKDLEMLPFGDLTEIGERGNNLSGGQKQRVQLARALYQDADIYLLDDPFSAVDAHTSTNLFNVLIIQHLESSPLGSFANLMQLKFLFNFPHLIWQDYVMGALSGKTVLLVTHQVEFLPTFDSILLISSGKILKSGTFDELLSKSEEFQELVNAQKTPSGPQCQGIYASNRPKAAEIEINNVSSDECGVVSSKGNQLIKAEEREVGDAGMKPYIQYLKHYKGFLYFSLAVIVHTMFVVGQYIQSYKLATGLQNSSVSRLKLITVYTIIGFSLILFLLLRSLLAVKLGLGASKSIFCTLSSSLFFAPMSFFDSTPFGRILSRVSSDLSTVDIELPFLINYTVGSIIISYSTYVILCLLAPEVLLVIVLMIYATILVQRYYNASAKELMRLNGTTKSLVANHLAESISGLTTIRSFVQEGHFFFKNLEFIDKNARPFFHTFSATEWLILRLEIMCAVIMSSWMLGMTSLHIGSSVSGLIGMAFSYGLSLNTILVWSVQCECTIANSIISVERLEQYMRLPSEATEVAQINHPLPGWPTRGKVEIRDLKVRYRPNAPLVLQGISCTFEGGQKVGVVGRTGSGKTTLISALFRLVEPTHGKIIIDHHDISTIRLQDLRSRIGIIPQDPTLFTGSVRYNLDPLSEYSDDQIWKVLEKCQLREAVQGKETGLDSSVLQDGSNWSMGQRQLFCLGRALLKRSRILVLDEATASIDNATDAILQKIIRLEFADCTVITVAHRIPTVMDYTKVLAISDGKLVEFDEPKKLINKESSLFGDLVKEYWARTEK, encoded by the exons ATGGATTTCTCAAATACCTTTTGTGGCAAATCCTTTGATGGAGTTCAATGGAACTCTTTTCTTGAAATGCTATATCCagatacatgtctaaatcatattTTTCTGTTATCTGTTGACTCCCTACTGTTGATCATCCTGTTAGTTGTACTAGCTTGTAATGTAGTATCAGGGAGAAAGTTTTTATGTCAATCAAAATGTCATGGACTTTCTAAGTTGTCGATTTGTTCAGCCGTTTTTAATGGATGTTTGGGCTTAGGATACATAGTTTTGGGAGCATGGAAGCTTAAAGAGCAACTCCATGATCAAGAATATGAGACTTTTCTGCCTCTACATCGTTGGATCGCGTTTCTTGTCCATGGAATTACATGGCTGTTTGTAAGTTCAATCATAAGCCTATACAAGCAGCAACTTTTCCTCATAGTGAAGCTTTATTCAATCCTTGCCATGTTATTAGCAGGATTTCTTTGCATAATATCTGTGTGGAAATGTATTAATCGTGACCATGTAATTGGAGGTGAAGTGATATTAGATGCACTATCTTTATTAGGAGCCATTCTATTGATCTGCAGTGGATTTAAGGAAAGTGATGAATATGGCAATTATGGGGGTATTAATCTGTGTGATAATACATTTTATAAGCCTTTACAATGTGAAGATGGAATTAGTAATGAAACTACTCCATTTGCAAATGCTGGATTTCTTGGAGAATTTTCATTTTGTTGGTTGAATCCATTAATGAAGAAAGGTAAAAAGAAGATTCTTGAGGATGAAGACGTACCTCAGCTAAGATCAGCCGACGAAGCAGGAGCATGTTATAATCTGTTTAATGAGCAAGCGAATATGCTAAAAAGAAAATACCCTTTAAGAAAACCTTCTATACTAATGGCATTACTCCTCTGCCAGCAGAAAGAAATTTTCATATCTGGGATCTTTGCTCTGATCAAGATATTAACACTGACGACAGGACCATTATTTCTTCATACCTTCATTGGGGTTGCTGAAGGAAGAGAAGCTTTTAAGTATGAGGGCTATGCTCTAACAGCTGGCTTTTTCCTTGCAAAATGCTTGGAATCTCTAGCGCAAAGGCAATGGTGCTTCAGGAGTAGATTGATTGGACTCCAAGTCAAGTCTTCGCTTACTGCAGCTATCTTTCAAAAACAACTCCAAGTCTCAAATGCTGCTAAGACAAGTCACTCCCCTGGACAGATAATGAACTATGTCACTGTAGATGCTCATAAAATAGGCGAGTTCCCCTTTTGGTTTCATCAGATATGGACGACAATTCTTCAGCTCGTACTAGTGTTGTGTGTAATATACTATTCTATAGGGGTAGCTGCATCAGCAGCATTAGTGATTGTGATATTAGTTGTACTAGTTAACTCCCCATTAGCCAAGTTGCAGCTTAAGTATCAGATTAACCTCATGATCGCGCACGATAAAAGGCTGAAGGCCATCACAGAAGCGCTTACACATATGAAGGTTCTCAAGTTATATTCTTGGGAGCGACATTTCTTGAATGAGATAAACAAGTTGAGATCTGAGGAAACCAAGTGGCTATCATTAGTTCAAACACAAAAAGGATACTACCTTATCCTGTTTTGGTCATCTCCCATTCTGGTCTCATCTGCTACTTTCGTAGCTTGTTACTTGTTTGGAGTTCCTCTCAATGTCAGCAATGTTTTCACATTTCTAGCCTCTTTAAATCTGCTTCAAGATCCCATTAGAAGAATCCCTGATGTTGTCGGGGCATTTATTGAAGCAAAGGTTTCACTGTCAAGGATTGTGAAATTTCTAGAGGAACCTGACATGGATAAAAGGGATCACATGAAACAAAGTCCGGATAATTTGAATATTTATATAGAGTGCACCGACGTTTCTTGGGAGATGAATTCTTTAAATCCCGCATTAAGGGACATAAATCTGGAGATTAAACATGGTGAAAAAGTGGCTGTTTGTGGTGAAGTTGGCTCAGGGAAATCTACGCTAATGTCTCTCATTCTTGGAGAAGTTCCATACATCAATGGCACT gttaaggtttatggaaagatagCTTATGTTTCTCAGACAGCATGGATTCAGACAGGAACCATAAAAGAAAACATACTGTTTGGATCCAATATGGAACCACAGAGGTATCGACAAGCTCTAGTAAAGAGTTCGCTAGTGAAAGATTTGGAGATGCTTCCATTTGGTGATCTTACTGAGATAGGAGAAAGAGGTAACAATTTGAGTGGAGGCCAAAAGCAACGGGTTCAACTAGCTCGTGCCCTTTATCAGGATGCAGATATTTACCTCTTGGATGATCCATTTAGTGCTGTAGATGCACATACCTCCACTAATCTATTTAATGTACTTATAATTCAACATCTCGAATCTTCTCCATTGGGTTCCTTTGCAAACCTTATGCAGTTGAAATTTTTATTCAACTTTCCGCATTTGATTTGGCAGGATTATGTCATGGGAGCTCTATCAGGAAAAACTGTGCTTCTGGTAACACACCAAGTTGAATTTCTTCCAACATTTGATTCTATTTTG CTAATATCTAGTGGGAAGATCCTGAAATCTGGTACCTTTGATGAGTTGCTGTCAAAGAGTGAGGAATTTCAGGAACTTGTCAATGCACAAAAAACTCCTTCTGGTCCTCAATGTCAAGGCATTTATGCTTCTAACAGGCCTAAAGCTGCTGAGATAGAGATCAATAATGTTTCCTCCGACGAATGCGGTGTAGTTTCTTCAAAAGGAAATCAATTAATCAAGGCAGAAGAACGAGAAGTAGGAGACGCAGGAATGAAGCCATACATTCAATATCTAAAGCATTACAAGGGATTCTTGTATTTCTccttggcagtcattgttcacaCAATGTTTGTAGTTGGACAGTATATACAGAGTTACAAACTGGCTACTGGCCTTCAAAATTCCAGTGTTAGCAGATTAAAGCTAATCACTGTCTACACAATCATTGGTTTCAGTTTAATACTCTTTCTGCTTTTAAGATCCTTATTGGCAGTAAAACTCGGTCTTGGTGCATCAAAATCGATTTTCTGTACACTGTCAAGCTCTCTTTTCTTTGCTCCAATGTCTTTTTTTGACTCAACACCTTTCGGAAGAATACTTAGTCGG GTATCTTCAGATTTGAGCACTGTTGACATTGAGTTGCCTTTCTTAATAAACTATACTGTTGGATCAATCATAATTTCATACTCTACGTATGTCATCTTATGCCTTCTTGCTCCAGAGGTCCTCCTAGTAATCGTGCTTATGATTTACGCAACTATACTAGTTCAG AGGTACTACAATGCTTCAGCGAAAGAGCTGATGAGATTAAATGGAACAACAAAGTCTTTAGTTGCCAACCATCTAGCTGAAAGCATTTCAGGATTAACGACGATTAGGTCTTTTGTACAGGAAGGCCATTTCTTTTTCAAGAACTTGGAGTTTATTGATAAAAATGCAAGGCCATTTTTTCATACTTTCTCCGCAACTGAATGGTTAATTCTGCGTTTGGAGATAATGTGTGCGGTTATCATGTCCTCCTGGATGCTTGGCATGACGTCGCTTCACATAGGGTCTTCTGTATCTG GACTTATTGGAATGGCATTTTCCTATGGCCTATCACTAAATACAATCCTAGTTTGGTCTGTTCAATGTGAATGCACAATAGCAAATTCTATTATCTCTGTAGAAAGGTTAGAACAATACATGAGACTACCAAGTGAAGCAACTGAAGTAGCTCAAATTAACCACCCTTTACCTGGTTGGCCTACGCGTGGCAAAGTGGAAATTCGCGACCTAAAG GTGAGGTACAGGCCAAATGCTCCATTAGTACTTCAAGGTATAAGTTGTACATTTGAAGGGGGACAAAAGGTTGGAGTTGTAGGCCGAACAGGCAGTGGGAAAACAACTCTTATCAGTGCATTGTTTCGCCTCGTTGAACCTACACATGGCAAAATCATCATTGATCACCACGATATTTCAACAATTAGGCTTCAAGATCTTAGGTCGCGTATTGGAATTATTCCACAAGATCCTACACTCTTTACAGGTTCTGTTAGATACAACTTAGATCCCTTGTCAGAATATAGTGATGACCAAATATGGAAG GTTCTTGAAAAATGTCAGCTTAGAGAGGCTGTTCAAGGAAAAGAAACAGGACTAGATTCCTCAG TTTTACAAGATGGATCAAACTGGAGCATGGGACAGCGACAATTGTTCTGTCTCGGACGTGCACTGTTGAAGAGGAGTAGAATTCTAGTACTAGATGAAGCAACTGCATCCATTGACAATGCAACAGATGCAATTCTCCAGAAAATAATCAGACTAGAATTCGCGGACTGCACAGTTATAACAGTAGCTCACAGAATTCCAACAGTAATGGATTACACAAAAGTCTTAGCAATAAGTGATG GGAAGTTAGTTGAGTTTGATGAGCCAAAGAAGCTGATAAACAAAGAGAGTTCATTATTTGGAGATCTTGTTAAAGAATATTGGGCTCGTACTGAAAAGTGA
- the LOC104091196 gene encoding ABC transporter C family member 10-like isoform X2, with the protein MDFSNTFCGKSFDGVQWNSFLEMLYPDTCLNHIFLLSVDSLLLIILLVVLACNVVSGRKFLCQSKCHGLSKLSICSAVFNGCLGLGYIVLGAWKLKEQLHDQEYETFLPLHRWIAFLVHGITWLFVSSIISLYKQQLFLIVKLYSILAMLLAGFLCIISVWKCINRDHVIGGEVILDALSLLGAILLICSGFKESDEYGNYGGINLCDNTFYKPLQCEDGISNETTPFANAGFLGEFSFCWLNPLMKKGKKKILEDEDVPQLRSADEAGACYNLFNEQANMLKRKYPLRKPSILMALLLCQQKEIFISGIFALIKILTLTTGPLFLHTFIGVAEGREAFKYEGYALTAGFFLAKCLESLAQRQWCFRSRLIGLQVKSSLTAAIFQKQLQVSNAAKTSHSPGQIMNYVTVDAHKIGEFPFWFHQIWTTILQLVLVLCVIYYSIGVAASAALVIVILVVLVNSPLAKLQLKYQINLMIAHDKRLKAITEALTHMKVLKLYSWERHFLNEINKLRSEETKWLSLVQTQKGYYLILFWSSPILVSSATFVACYLFGVPLNVSNVFTFLASLNLLQDPIRRIPDVVGAFIEAKVSLSRIVKFLEEPDMDKRDHMKQSPDNLNIYIECTDVSWEMNSLNPALRDINLEIKHGEKVAVCGEVGSGKSTLMSLILGEVPYINGTVKVYGKIAYVSQTAWIQTGTIKENILFGSNMEPQRYRQALVKSSLVKDLEMLPFGDLTEIGERGNNLSGGQKQRVQLARALYQDADIYLLDDPFSAVDAHTSTNLFNDYVMGALSGKTVLLVTHQVEFLPTFDSILLISSGKILKSGTFDELLSKSEEFQELVNAQKTPSGPQCQGIYASNRPKAAEIEINNVSSDECGVVSSKGNQLIKAEEREVGDAGMKPYIQYLKHYKGFLYFSLAVIVHTMFVVGQYIQSYKLATGLQNSSVSRLKLITVYTIIGFSLILFLLLRSLLAVKLGLGASKSIFCTLSSSLFFAPMSFFDSTPFGRILSRVSSDLSTVDIELPFLINYTVGSIIISYSTYVILCLLAPEVLLVIVLMIYATILVQRYYNASAKELMRLNGTTKSLVANHLAESISGLTTIRSFVQEGHFFFKNLEFIDKNARPFFHTFSATEWLILRLEIMCAVIMSSWMLGMTSLHIGSSVSGLIGMAFSYGLSLNTILVWSVQCECTIANSIISVERLEQYMRLPSEATEVAQINHPLPGWPTRGKVEIRDLKVRYRPNAPLVLQGISCTFEGGQKVGVVGRTGSGKTTLISALFRLVEPTHGKIIIDHHDISTIRLQDLRSRIGIIPQDPTLFTGSVRYNLDPLSEYSDDQIWKVLEKCQLREAVQGKETGLDSSVLQDGSNWSMGQRQLFCLGRALLKRSRILVLDEATASIDNATDAILQKIIRLEFADCTVITVAHRIPTVMDYTKVLAISDGKLVEFDEPKKLINKESSLFGDLVKEYWARTEK; encoded by the exons ATGGATTTCTCAAATACCTTTTGTGGCAAATCCTTTGATGGAGTTCAATGGAACTCTTTTCTTGAAATGCTATATCCagatacatgtctaaatcatattTTTCTGTTATCTGTTGACTCCCTACTGTTGATCATCCTGTTAGTTGTACTAGCTTGTAATGTAGTATCAGGGAGAAAGTTTTTATGTCAATCAAAATGTCATGGACTTTCTAAGTTGTCGATTTGTTCAGCCGTTTTTAATGGATGTTTGGGCTTAGGATACATAGTTTTGGGAGCATGGAAGCTTAAAGAGCAACTCCATGATCAAGAATATGAGACTTTTCTGCCTCTACATCGTTGGATCGCGTTTCTTGTCCATGGAATTACATGGCTGTTTGTAAGTTCAATCATAAGCCTATACAAGCAGCAACTTTTCCTCATAGTGAAGCTTTATTCAATCCTTGCCATGTTATTAGCAGGATTTCTTTGCATAATATCTGTGTGGAAATGTATTAATCGTGACCATGTAATTGGAGGTGAAGTGATATTAGATGCACTATCTTTATTAGGAGCCATTCTATTGATCTGCAGTGGATTTAAGGAAAGTGATGAATATGGCAATTATGGGGGTATTAATCTGTGTGATAATACATTTTATAAGCCTTTACAATGTGAAGATGGAATTAGTAATGAAACTACTCCATTTGCAAATGCTGGATTTCTTGGAGAATTTTCATTTTGTTGGTTGAATCCATTAATGAAGAAAGGTAAAAAGAAGATTCTTGAGGATGAAGACGTACCTCAGCTAAGATCAGCCGACGAAGCAGGAGCATGTTATAATCTGTTTAATGAGCAAGCGAATATGCTAAAAAGAAAATACCCTTTAAGAAAACCTTCTATACTAATGGCATTACTCCTCTGCCAGCAGAAAGAAATTTTCATATCTGGGATCTTTGCTCTGATCAAGATATTAACACTGACGACAGGACCATTATTTCTTCATACCTTCATTGGGGTTGCTGAAGGAAGAGAAGCTTTTAAGTATGAGGGCTATGCTCTAACAGCTGGCTTTTTCCTTGCAAAATGCTTGGAATCTCTAGCGCAAAGGCAATGGTGCTTCAGGAGTAGATTGATTGGACTCCAAGTCAAGTCTTCGCTTACTGCAGCTATCTTTCAAAAACAACTCCAAGTCTCAAATGCTGCTAAGACAAGTCACTCCCCTGGACAGATAATGAACTATGTCACTGTAGATGCTCATAAAATAGGCGAGTTCCCCTTTTGGTTTCATCAGATATGGACGACAATTCTTCAGCTCGTACTAGTGTTGTGTGTAATATACTATTCTATAGGGGTAGCTGCATCAGCAGCATTAGTGATTGTGATATTAGTTGTACTAGTTAACTCCCCATTAGCCAAGTTGCAGCTTAAGTATCAGATTAACCTCATGATCGCGCACGATAAAAGGCTGAAGGCCATCACAGAAGCGCTTACACATATGAAGGTTCTCAAGTTATATTCTTGGGAGCGACATTTCTTGAATGAGATAAACAAGTTGAGATCTGAGGAAACCAAGTGGCTATCATTAGTTCAAACACAAAAAGGATACTACCTTATCCTGTTTTGGTCATCTCCCATTCTGGTCTCATCTGCTACTTTCGTAGCTTGTTACTTGTTTGGAGTTCCTCTCAATGTCAGCAATGTTTTCACATTTCTAGCCTCTTTAAATCTGCTTCAAGATCCCATTAGAAGAATCCCTGATGTTGTCGGGGCATTTATTGAAGCAAAGGTTTCACTGTCAAGGATTGTGAAATTTCTAGAGGAACCTGACATGGATAAAAGGGATCACATGAAACAAAGTCCGGATAATTTGAATATTTATATAGAGTGCACCGACGTTTCTTGGGAGATGAATTCTTTAAATCCCGCATTAAGGGACATAAATCTGGAGATTAAACATGGTGAAAAAGTGGCTGTTTGTGGTGAAGTTGGCTCAGGGAAATCTACGCTAATGTCTCTCATTCTTGGAGAAGTTCCATACATCAATGGCACT gttaaggtttatggaaagatagCTTATGTTTCTCAGACAGCATGGATTCAGACAGGAACCATAAAAGAAAACATACTGTTTGGATCCAATATGGAACCACAGAGGTATCGACAAGCTCTAGTAAAGAGTTCGCTAGTGAAAGATTTGGAGATGCTTCCATTTGGTGATCTTACTGAGATAGGAGAAAGAGGTAACAATTTGAGTGGAGGCCAAAAGCAACGGGTTCAACTAGCTCGTGCCCTTTATCAGGATGCAGATATTTACCTCTTGGATGATCCATTTAGTGCTGTAGATGCACATACCTCCACTAATCTATTTAAT GATTATGTCATGGGAGCTCTATCAGGAAAAACTGTGCTTCTGGTAACACACCAAGTTGAATTTCTTCCAACATTTGATTCTATTTTG CTAATATCTAGTGGGAAGATCCTGAAATCTGGTACCTTTGATGAGTTGCTGTCAAAGAGTGAGGAATTTCAGGAACTTGTCAATGCACAAAAAACTCCTTCTGGTCCTCAATGTCAAGGCATTTATGCTTCTAACAGGCCTAAAGCTGCTGAGATAGAGATCAATAATGTTTCCTCCGACGAATGCGGTGTAGTTTCTTCAAAAGGAAATCAATTAATCAAGGCAGAAGAACGAGAAGTAGGAGACGCAGGAATGAAGCCATACATTCAATATCTAAAGCATTACAAGGGATTCTTGTATTTCTccttggcagtcattgttcacaCAATGTTTGTAGTTGGACAGTATATACAGAGTTACAAACTGGCTACTGGCCTTCAAAATTCCAGTGTTAGCAGATTAAAGCTAATCACTGTCTACACAATCATTGGTTTCAGTTTAATACTCTTTCTGCTTTTAAGATCCTTATTGGCAGTAAAACTCGGTCTTGGTGCATCAAAATCGATTTTCTGTACACTGTCAAGCTCTCTTTTCTTTGCTCCAATGTCTTTTTTTGACTCAACACCTTTCGGAAGAATACTTAGTCGG GTATCTTCAGATTTGAGCACTGTTGACATTGAGTTGCCTTTCTTAATAAACTATACTGTTGGATCAATCATAATTTCATACTCTACGTATGTCATCTTATGCCTTCTTGCTCCAGAGGTCCTCCTAGTAATCGTGCTTATGATTTACGCAACTATACTAGTTCAG AGGTACTACAATGCTTCAGCGAAAGAGCTGATGAGATTAAATGGAACAACAAAGTCTTTAGTTGCCAACCATCTAGCTGAAAGCATTTCAGGATTAACGACGATTAGGTCTTTTGTACAGGAAGGCCATTTCTTTTTCAAGAACTTGGAGTTTATTGATAAAAATGCAAGGCCATTTTTTCATACTTTCTCCGCAACTGAATGGTTAATTCTGCGTTTGGAGATAATGTGTGCGGTTATCATGTCCTCCTGGATGCTTGGCATGACGTCGCTTCACATAGGGTCTTCTGTATCTG GACTTATTGGAATGGCATTTTCCTATGGCCTATCACTAAATACAATCCTAGTTTGGTCTGTTCAATGTGAATGCACAATAGCAAATTCTATTATCTCTGTAGAAAGGTTAGAACAATACATGAGACTACCAAGTGAAGCAACTGAAGTAGCTCAAATTAACCACCCTTTACCTGGTTGGCCTACGCGTGGCAAAGTGGAAATTCGCGACCTAAAG GTGAGGTACAGGCCAAATGCTCCATTAGTACTTCAAGGTATAAGTTGTACATTTGAAGGGGGACAAAAGGTTGGAGTTGTAGGCCGAACAGGCAGTGGGAAAACAACTCTTATCAGTGCATTGTTTCGCCTCGTTGAACCTACACATGGCAAAATCATCATTGATCACCACGATATTTCAACAATTAGGCTTCAAGATCTTAGGTCGCGTATTGGAATTATTCCACAAGATCCTACACTCTTTACAGGTTCTGTTAGATACAACTTAGATCCCTTGTCAGAATATAGTGATGACCAAATATGGAAG GTTCTTGAAAAATGTCAGCTTAGAGAGGCTGTTCAAGGAAAAGAAACAGGACTAGATTCCTCAG TTTTACAAGATGGATCAAACTGGAGCATGGGACAGCGACAATTGTTCTGTCTCGGACGTGCACTGTTGAAGAGGAGTAGAATTCTAGTACTAGATGAAGCAACTGCATCCATTGACAATGCAACAGATGCAATTCTCCAGAAAATAATCAGACTAGAATTCGCGGACTGCACAGTTATAACAGTAGCTCACAGAATTCCAACAGTAATGGATTACACAAAAGTCTTAGCAATAAGTGATG GGAAGTTAGTTGAGTTTGATGAGCCAAAGAAGCTGATAAACAAAGAGAGTTCATTATTTGGAGATCTTGTTAAAGAATATTGGGCTCGTACTGAAAAGTGA